In Daphnia pulex isolate KAP4 chromosome 7, ASM2113471v1, one genomic interval encodes:
- the LOC124196578 gene encoding uncharacterized protein LOC124196578, whose translation MENSGGSSLKRQLPSKQIRRSSGGGGRTTDCSRGWSAKLSLMLFFLAYVSLGAYVFMLIEASSSSASHPFHQHTPPTEEIRTALSGTGLSTTSEPTAITTDNGAAGEDVTQMKELMTRQVLDKLWDITENLNILYKENWTRLAAGEIYRFHETMYLWMKKDCSNDRRKSQEMTAVGQATTAATPRAAGTAAGHNRQTTTAVKWNYPTAFLYALSVITTLGSCPVIPESNEGKILTILFAAFGIPLLLFYLTVVGSALSSCLMCCPLLNSRKTGGGGRRRREHGSSHMSAVPAVVMTTRHDSTSFSHQHHQPANELLFHHQQPMKSSVVVKDDESIEASTSSTSSSSADYRRLVGRIRSFWPPIFCLILVLLFVACGTLLFSFLMSLPATDALLLSFMLLTTTGIPDAHSAVWSGQSSWPLVAVSIYIFLALTLCSICFNLIYEWLLAQWTSSASPCDPSAESDSTRRRSRSGSFRS comes from the exons ATGGAGAACAGCGGGGGCAGCAGCTTGAAAAGGCAATTACCTTCCAAGCAAATTCGACGAtccagcggtggtggcggaaGGACAACCGACTGCTCCCGGGGTTGGTCGGCCAAACTTTCACTGATGCTCTTCTTCCTGGCCTACGTCTCGTTGGGCGCCTACGTCTTCATGCTGATCgaggcgtcgtcgtcgtcggcttCCCATCCGTTCCATCAGCACACGCCACCCACCGAGGAGATCCGGACGGCCTTGAGTGGAACGGGGCTGTCGACCACGTCGGAGCCTACGGCCATCACGACTGATAACGGGGCTGCCGGCGAAGATGTGACGCAAATGAAGGAGTTGATGACCCGTCAAGTGCTCGACAAACTGTGGGACATTACCGAGAATCTCAACATTTTGTACAAAGAGAACTGGACTCGATTGGCTGCCGGCGAGATTTACCGTTTCCACGAGACCATGTATCTCTGGATGAAGAAGGATTGCAGCAACGATCGGCGAAAATCCCAGGAAATGACGGCGGTCGGACAGGCAACAACGGCAGCTACTCCAAGAGCTGCTggaactgctgctggacacAATCGCCAGACAACAACTGCTGTCAAGTGGAATTACCCAACTGCTTTCCTGTATGCCCTCTCCGTCATCACCACTCTGG GTTCCTGTCCAGTGATTCCCGAATCAAACGAAGGCAAAATCCTGACGATCCTTTTCGCCGCTTTCGGGATCCCGCTGCTCCTGTTTTATCTGACAGTCGTGGGATCGGCTCTGTCCTCCTGCCTCATGTGCTGCCCATTATTGAATTCGCGGAAAACAGGCGGTGGTGGCAGACGTCGGCGGGAGCACGGGTCCAGTCACATGTCGGCCGTGCCGGCGGTAGTGATGACGACCCGTCACGACTCGACGTCCTTTagccaccagcaccaccagccGGCCAACGAATTGTTATtccaccaccagcagccgATGAAATCGTCGGTGGTCGTCAAAGACGACGAATCGATCGAGGCCAGcacgtcgtcgacgtcgagCAGCAGCGCAGACTACCGCCGACTCGTCGGCAGGATCCGATCCTTTTGGCCGCCTATTTTCTGCCTCATCCTGGTCCTCTTGTTCGTGGCTTGCGGCACTTTGCTCTTCAGTTTCCTCATGTCTCTGCCGGCCACCGACGCCCTTTTGCTCAGTTTCATGCTCCTGACGACAACGGGCATTCCCGACGCCCACTCGGCCGTCTGGAGCGGACAATCATCCTGGCCGCTGGTCGCCGTTTCCATTTACATTTTCCTCGCTCTGACGTTGTGCtccatttgtttcaatttgatcTACGAGTGGCTCCTGGCTCAGTGGACGTCGTCGGCCAGTCCGTGCGATCCATCAGCCGAGAGCGACAGCACGCGTCGTCGCTCAAGATCCGGCAGCTTCCGCTcctga
- the LOC124196583 gene encoding potassium channel subfamily K member 15-like isoform X3: MFIALEAEAQHPLTQQVITRRRSCVDYLWNITHHLNVLNYDQWRQDVNRTVFEYQAQMVRHIRRGYDGTDENPLLMRWTIPAALMYCITIYTTIGYGNLTPRTAGGKFATVIYAMVGIPLMLLYMANVGEILATSFKFTYKKMCKCPRRRRRGQLTPEVATIPVSQEPVRDKKRKKHKTDPAATITVSVIPVEPAEEDDPTAYDPQTVSVTSCLVVMSSFVIGGAILFSVWEGWGYVDGSYFCFTSLLTIGFGDFVPGQTIAHSQDAVDSKLIICAVYLLLGMALLAMCFNLMQESVFMKIKRLGRRLGLLRDRSAAPAASS; encoded by the exons ATGTTTATCGCCCTGGAGGCGGAAGCCCAGCATCCACTGACACAGCAAGTCATTACTCGCCGTCGATCCTGCGTCGACTACTTGTGGAACA TTACCCATCACCTCAATGTCCTGAATTACGACCAATGGCGACAGGACGTCAATCGCACCGTTTTCGA gtatCAAGCGCAAATGGTGCGTCACATCCGGCGCGGTTACGACGGCACCGACGAGAATCCCTTGTTGATGCGCTGGACCATTCCGGCGGCTTTGATGTATTGCATCACCATTTACACGACCATCG gtTACGGCAACTTGACGCCGAGAACTGCCGGGGGTAAATTCGCC ACGGTGATTTACGCCATGGTGGGCATCCCGCTCATGTTGCTCTACATGGCCAACGTGGGTGAAATCCTGGCGACATCATTTAAATTCACTTATAAGAAAATGTGCAa ATGTCCAAGGAGGCGGAGGAGGGGTCAGTTGACGCCGGAAGTGGCCACCATTCCGGTCAGTCAAGAGCCAGTGAGAGACAAGAAGCGGAAGAAACATAAAACGGATCCAGCAGCGACCATCACCGTCTCGGTCATTCCGGTGGAGCCGGCGGAAGAAGACGATCCGACCGCTTACGATCCGCAAACAGTTTCCGTCACCAGCTGTCTGGTCGTCATGAGCAGTTTTGTGATTGGTGGCGCCATCCTCTTTAGCGTGTGGGAg GGCTGGGGCTATGTGGACGGATCCTATTTCTGTTTCACCAGTTTATTGACGATCGGCTTCGGAGATTTCGTTCCCGGTCAGACGATCGCCCATTCACAGGACGCCGTCGACAGTAAACTCATCAT TTGCGCCGTGTATTTGTTACTGGGCATGGCCCTGCTGGCCATGTGTTTCAACTTGATGCAGGAATCGGTTTTCATGAAAATCAAACGACTCGGACGACGGCTGGGTTTGCTCAGAGACAGatctgctgctcctgctgcctCCTCCTGA
- the LOC124196583 gene encoding potassium channel subfamily K member 15-like isoform X1: MHSTYVKMAMDRQRAELRHRRNRRLRSAMVLKNKLKDCCRKITAFFFTQIGVCGLIVGYTIVGAFMFIALEAEAQHPLTQQVITRRRSCVDYLWNITHHLNVLNYDQWRQDVNRTVFEYQAQMVRHIRRGYDGTDENPLLMRWTIPAALMYCITIYTTIGYGNLTPRTAGGKFATVIYAMVGIPLMLLYMANVGEILATSFKFTYKKMCKCPRRRRRGQLTPEVATIPVSQEPVRDKKRKKHKTDPAATITVSVIPVEPAEEDDPTAYDPQTVSVTSCLVVMSSFVIGGAILFSVWEGWGYVDGSYFCFTSLLTIGFGDFVPGQTIAHSQDAVDSKLIICAVYLLLGMALLAMCFNLMQESVFMKIKRLGRRLGLLRDRSAAPAASS; the protein is encoded by the exons ATGCATTCGACGTACGTCAAAATGGCCATGGATCGCCAGCGGGCCGAACTCCGCCACCGGAGGAACCGACGGCTCCGATCTGCTATGGTTCTCAAGAACAAATTGAAAGACTGCTGCCGAAAAATCAccgccttcttcttcactcaa ATTGGAGTTTGTGGACTTATTGTCGGTTATACAATCGTCGGCGCCTTCATGTTTATCGCCCTGGAGGCGGAAGCCCAGCATCCACTGACACAGCAAGTCATTACTCGCCGTCGATCCTGCGTCGACTACTTGTGGAACA TTACCCATCACCTCAATGTCCTGAATTACGACCAATGGCGACAGGACGTCAATCGCACCGTTTTCGA gtatCAAGCGCAAATGGTGCGTCACATCCGGCGCGGTTACGACGGCACCGACGAGAATCCCTTGTTGATGCGCTGGACCATTCCGGCGGCTTTGATGTATTGCATCACCATTTACACGACCATCG gtTACGGCAACTTGACGCCGAGAACTGCCGGGGGTAAATTCGCC ACGGTGATTTACGCCATGGTGGGCATCCCGCTCATGTTGCTCTACATGGCCAACGTGGGTGAAATCCTGGCGACATCATTTAAATTCACTTATAAGAAAATGTGCAa ATGTCCAAGGAGGCGGAGGAGGGGTCAGTTGACGCCGGAAGTGGCCACCATTCCGGTCAGTCAAGAGCCAGTGAGAGACAAGAAGCGGAAGAAACATAAAACGGATCCAGCAGCGACCATCACCGTCTCGGTCATTCCGGTGGAGCCGGCGGAAGAAGACGATCCGACCGCTTACGATCCGCAAACAGTTTCCGTCACCAGCTGTCTGGTCGTCATGAGCAGTTTTGTGATTGGTGGCGCCATCCTCTTTAGCGTGTGGGAg GGCTGGGGCTATGTGGACGGATCCTATTTCTGTTTCACCAGTTTATTGACGATCGGCTTCGGAGATTTCGTTCCCGGTCAGACGATCGCCCATTCACAGGACGCCGTCGACAGTAAACTCATCAT TTGCGCCGTGTATTTGTTACTGGGCATGGCCCTGCTGGCCATGTGTTTCAACTTGATGCAGGAATCGGTTTTCATGAAAATCAAACGACTCGGACGACGGCTGGGTTTGCTCAGAGACAGatctgctgctcctgctgcctCCTCCTGA
- the LOC124196592 gene encoding transcription elongation factor SPT4-like, whose translation MSVEIVPKDVRNIRACLVCSLVKTFEQFEFDGCDNCDEFLRMKNNKDNIYDCTSNNFDGMVALMSPEDSWVAKWQRINRKVKGVYAISVSGRLPDTFIRELKSRGIPYRSRDTSQRQ comes from the exons ATGTCTGTCGAAATCGTTCCTAAAGATGTTCGTAACATCAGGGCATGTCTTGTTTGCTCCCTCGTCAAG ACGTTTGAGCAATTTGAATTCGATGGCTGTGACAATTGCGACGAGTTTCTTCGAATGAAGAACAACAAGGACAACATTTATGACTGTACCAGCAACAACTTTGATGG GATGGTTGCCCTGATGAGCCCGGAAGATAGTTGGGTGGCAAAGTGGCAGAGAATCA ATCGAAAAGTCAAGGGTGTCTACGCCATTTCTGTTTCTGGACGTCTGCCCGACACCTTCATCAGGGAACTGAAATCAAGAGGCATCCCCTACAGATCCCGAGACACCAGCCAGCGTCAATAA
- the LOC124196588 gene encoding Meckel syndrome type 1 protein-like, translating into MSSTKVIREPNNIFAENIKPDRIRHVVNVTIETAKEFHNCNHLYVRYVVDAPADWILAEPKNLHGVTHQSRAGNDSSNHFGHRFTLDVSKSWQHSSSSETPDLIPTPLLLLEVYDVNMWNRQKSVGYGFTHVPLTPGSYSIAIPTWRPYITETSLQLREYFLGLAPQIENIKYAGIPNDNHNNESPSVLGRFPLGTETSGSVQVRFDTMIQRGRNVLEQEQIRASINLHRPSATSTAVEQVIQTYHRAKQRLKAAHDALLG; encoded by the exons atgaGTTCGACCAAAGTGATTAGAGAACCCAACAACATTTTCGCCGAAAATATCAAACCAGATCGCATACGACACGTTGTGAATGTGACCATAGAGACCGCCAAAGAATTCCATAATTGCAACCATTTGTACGTCCGTTATGTCGTCGATGCACCTGCAG ATTGGATATTAGCTGAACCTAAAAACCTACACGGTGTCACCCATCAATCGCGAGCTGGAAATGATTCCAGCAACCACTTTGGACACCGCTTCACGCTCGATGTGTCAAAATCTTGGCAGCACTCGTCGTCTTCGGAGACTCCTGATCTCATTCCAACTCCTTTACTGCTCCTGGAAGTTTACGACGTCAACATGTGGAATAGACAGAAATCCGTGGGTTATGGATTCACGCACGTCCCGCTGACTCCCGGCTCCTACTCGATTGCAATTCCAACTTGGCGGCCTTACATAACAGAGACCAGTCTTCAACTTCGAGAGTATTTCTTGGGCCTGGCTCCACAAATTGAAAACATCAAGTACGCCGGAATCCCTAACGAT AACCATAATAATGAGTCACCGTCGGTCCTGGGACGCTTTCCATTGGGCACAGAGACGTCGGGCTCGGTCCAGGTACGCTTTGATACGATGATTCAGAGAGGCAGGAATGTGCTGGAACAGGAGCAGATCCGCGCATCCATCAACCTGCACAGGCCGTCGGCAACGAGCACCGCCGTCGAACAAGTGATTCAAACCTACCACCGGGCCAAGCAAAGATTAAAAGCTGCCCACGACGCACTTCTCGGATGA
- the LOC124196583 gene encoding uncharacterized protein LOC124196583 isoform X2: MFGCRSIGHHHHAFDVRQNGHGSPAGRTPPPEEPTAPICYGSQEQIERLLPKNHRLLLHSNWSLWTYCRLYNRRRLHVYRPGGGSPASTDTASHYSPSILRRLLVEHYPSPQCPELRPMATGRQSHRFRVSSANGASHPARLRRHRRESLVDALDHSGGFDVLHHHLHDHRCPRRRRRGQLTPEVATIPVSQEPVRDKKRKKHKTDPAATITVSVIPVEPAEEDDPTAYDPQTVSVTSCLVVMSSFVIGGAILFSVWEGWGYVDGSYFCFTSLLTIGFGDFVPGQTIAHSQDAVDSKLIICAVYLLLGMALLAMCFNLMQESVFMKIKRLGRRLGLLRDRSAAPAASS; this comes from the exons ATGTTTGGCTGCCGATCCATCGGACACCACCACCATGCATTCGACGTACGTCAAAATGGCCATGGATCGCCAGCGGGCCGAACTCCGCCACCGGAGGAACCGACGGCTCCGATCTGCTATGGTTCTCAAGAACAAATTGAAAGACTGCTGCCGAAAAATCAccgccttcttcttcactcaa ATTGGAGTTTGTGGACTTATTGTCGGTTATACAATCGTCGGCGCCTTCATGTTTATCGCCCTGGAGGCGGAAGCCCAGCATCCACTGACACAGCAAGTCATTACTCGCCGTCGATCCTGCGTCGACTACTTGTGGAACA TTACCCATCACCTCAATGTCCTGAATTACGACCAATGGCGACAGGACGTCAATCGCACCGTTTTCGA gtatCAAGCGCAAATGGTGCGTCACATCCGGCGCGGTTACGACGGCACCGACGAGAATCCCTTGTTGATGCGCTGGACCATTCCGGCGGCTTTGATGTATTGCATCACCATTTACACGACCATCG ATGTCCAAGGAGGCGGAGGAGGGGTCAGTTGACGCCGGAAGTGGCCACCATTCCGGTCAGTCAAGAGCCAGTGAGAGACAAGAAGCGGAAGAAACATAAAACGGATCCAGCAGCGACCATCACCGTCTCGGTCATTCCGGTGGAGCCGGCGGAAGAAGACGATCCGACCGCTTACGATCCGCAAACAGTTTCCGTCACCAGCTGTCTGGTCGTCATGAGCAGTTTTGTGATTGGTGGCGCCATCCTCTTTAGCGTGTGGGAg GGCTGGGGCTATGTGGACGGATCCTATTTCTGTTTCACCAGTTTATTGACGATCGGCTTCGGAGATTTCGTTCCCGGTCAGACGATCGCCCATTCACAGGACGCCGTCGACAGTAAACTCATCAT TTGCGCCGTGTATTTGTTACTGGGCATGGCCCTGCTGGCCATGTGTTTCAACTTGATGCAGGAATCGGTTTTCATGAAAATCAAACGACTCGGACGACGGCTGGGTTTGCTCAGAGACAGatctgctgctcctgctgcctCCTCCTGA
- the LOC124196576 gene encoding mediator of RNA polymerase II transcription subunit 15-like — protein MASDDWKSPGFRQNVAARIEEAIRQSGNPTTKTASEMETHFFQRANNKEDYLNYLARLLIHIKELSAKARAQGGTGVGVAGPQGNVQPNNPQQQGNISQPQMMNHMNVRPQMMQNMGGMDQQQQMNQMAPNQQQQQMNQMAPNQQQQQMNQQQHQQMNQMAMNQQQLNQQQQMNQQQMNQQQMNQMGVNQQQQQQLNQQQQMNQFNPNNNPNMNIGNPLMQQLGAPNQQQQQPQGNVVNNPSSALISQLNQNQQQQAMGPMGGGMPRPRFAGPTGVTATAKMTPQQQQQVQAQAQQQQQILNQQMLMQQQRKQQAEMIQNPTTPQQFVGGPGVPSPAQQQQQSMQQQQQQPMSSGMTSHMSAPSPAYVHSPGNVQLVSSPAAAARMGGQQQQQQQRSLSSLLPPPSPNMMNVPTPGGGGMLHTPQGAGMGGMGMTGAGGGMMGSGGGGTEEQMYLEKVRQLSRFIEPLTCLIGRIGDVDSEKLSKMKIMLDILSNPSKRMPMDTLLKCEAVLEKMDFKKSESGSVAPPSVASVPSLGVAVPVNNPPAATPLLSLLETIANQARSPYINHTLQRTFAPAVNSLIGCDIAAPAAPKKRLDSADDDKADELMYTIEREVANLYPRFKVDLDQLHLFGSQDLHLICRLEDKYLPSVPSLRIVVPRDYPRTAPFCDSRQPDYDVSGFTRTVLQGLSDRLRHMPHRFTVSQILNCWEMALRHACKPSNSSNDHASNRDVSALTVALGV, from the exons ATGGCTTCAGATGATTGGAAAAGTCCCGGGTTTCGTCAAAATGTTGCTGCCAGAAT TGAAGAAGCCATTCGGCAATCTGGAAATCCCACGACAAAGACAGCGAGTGAAATGgaaactcatttttttcagAGGGCCAATAAcaaa GaagattatttgaattatcTTGCTCGTCTGCTGATACACATCAAAGAATTGA GTGCAAAGGCCCGAGCTCAAGGTGGTACTGGAGTTGGAGTTGCTGGGCCCCAGGGCAATGTACAACCGAACAATCCTCAACAGCAAG gcAATATCTCACAACCTCAGATGATGAATCACATGAATGTGAGACCACAAATGATGCAGAACATGGGTGGAATggatcaacagcagcaaatgaatcaaatggcacccaatcagcagcagcagcagatgaatCAAATGGCCCcaaatcaacagcagcagcaaatgaatCAGCAACAGCACCAACAAATGAATCAGATGGCCATGAATCAACAACAGCtaaaccaacagcagcaaatgaaccaacaacaaatgaaccAGCAGCAAATGAATCAGATGGGTgtcaaccagcagcagcaacaacaattgaatcaacaacagcagatgaACCAGTTCAatcccaacaacaaccccaacatGAACATTGGCAATCCTCTGATGCAACAACTGGGTGCCCccaaccaacagcaacaacaaccccaaggAAATGTGGTCAACAACCCAAGTTCGGCCCTCATCAGCCAGTTGAATCAgaatcaacagcaacaagcTATGGGTCCAATGGGTGGTGGAATGCCACGCCCTAGATTTGCTGGCCCTACAGGCGTTACGGCTACAGCCAAAATGACCcctcagcagcaacaacaggtcCAGGCTCAggctcaacaacagcaacaaattcTCAACCAGCAGATGTtgatgcagcagcaacggAAGCAACAGGCCGAAATGATTCAAAATCCAACGACGCCACAACAGTTTGTTGGCGGCCCTGGAGTTCCATCACctgctcaacaacaacagcagtcaatgcagcagcaacaacaacagcccatGTCATCGGGTATGACGAGTCACATGAGTGCCCCATCTCCGGCCTATGTCCATTCACCTGGTAACGTCCAGTTGGTCTCCTCACCGGCTGCAGCAGCCCGAATGggcggccaacaacaacagcaacaacaaagaagtTTAAGCAGTTTGTTGCCTCCACCATCGCCCAACATGATGAATGTTCCGACACCGGGAGGCGGAGGCATGTTGCACACTCCCCAAGGTGCCGGAATGGGTGGAATGGGAATGACTGGAGCGGGAGGCGGAATGATGGGCTCCGGCGGAGGTGGAACCGAGGAGCAAATGTATTTGGAGAAGGTGAGACAGTTGAGTCGTTTCATCGAGCCGCTGACGTGCCTCATCGGCCGCATTGGCGACGTGGATTCCGAGAAGTTgagcaaaatgaaaatcatgcTGGATATCCTCTCCAACCCGTCGAAAAGGATGCCGATGGATACGCTACTGAAATGCGAGGCCGTTCTAGAGAAAATGGATttcaaaaag AGTGAATCCGGAAGTGTGGCACCTCCTTCGGTGGCTTCCGTACCAAGTTTGGGTGTGGCCGTACCAGTGA ACAACCCACCTGCTGCCACTCCGCTCCTCTCTCTGTTGGAAACGATTGCCAACCAG GCTCGATCCCCCTACATCAATCATACCCTCCAGCGAACATTCGCTCCTGCTGTCAATTCCTTAATAGGTTGCGACATCGCAGCTCCGGCGGCGCCCAAGAAACGCCTTGATTCCGCCGACGATGACAAGGCTGATGAATTGATGTACACGATCGAGAGAGAAGTGGCTAATCTCTACCCTCGTTTCAAG GTTGATTTGGACCAATTGCATTTGTTTGGCTCGCAAGATTTACACCTGATTTGTCGACTGGAAGACAAGTATTTGCCTTCGGTTCCATCTCTGCGCATAGTTGTGCCTCGTGACTACCCCCGAACGGCTCCTTTTTGCGACAGTCGCCAACCCGATTACG atGTCAGTGGCTTCACCCGGACCGTGCTGCAGGGTTTGAGCGATCGATTGCGTCACATGCCGCATCGCTTCACCGTCAgccaaattttgaattgttgggAGATGGCCCTCCGCCACGCCTGCAAACcttccaacagcagcaacgacCATGCAAGTAATAGGGACGTTAGCGCCCTAACCGTCGCTTTAGGAGTGTGA